A region from the Lolium perenne isolate Kyuss_39 chromosome 4, Kyuss_2.0, whole genome shotgun sequence genome encodes:
- the LOC127292846 gene encoding ammonium transporter 2 member 5, translating into MHGLALSPSSTRHLAPLHLSTPAPRDANSTRRDHLHRRVLSIELAMATEAAPEWLVKGDNAWQLAAAALVGLQSVPGLVILYGGIVKKKWAVNSAFMALYAFAATMVCWCLWGFRMSFGDRLLPFVGRPDFSGLDAAGFLSAQGFAGAYPAATLLFFQFVFAAITLILVAGSLLGRMNFKAWMLFVPLWLTFSYTVGAFSVWSPNGFLFKAGVMDFAGGFVIHLSSGIAGFTAAFWVGPRTAKDREAFPPNNILLTLAGAGLLWMGWTGFNGGAPYAANIDASVAVVNTHLCTATSLLVWLILDSFFFGRPSAVGAVNGMITGLVCITPAAGLVQGWAAMLMGLLSGSVPWFTMMVLHKRCRVLKHVDDTLAILHTHGVAGSLGGILTGVLAEPRLCRLFFGDDPRYVGLAYAIRGGRAHAGLRQMAVQLAGIAFILVLNVIVTSVVCLLVGLLVPLRLSEEQLEAGDDAIHGEDAYAVWGDGETYEQSVHGSRRYQMTANPMSSKVDDII; encoded by the coding sequence ATGCATGGACTAGCTCTCTCTCCTTCTTCCACTCGGCACTTGGCACCACTCCATCTCTCCACACCCGCCCCTCGCGACGCGAACTCGACGCGGAGGGATCACTTGCATCGTCGTGTACTGTCGATCGAGCTGGCCATGGCAACGGAGGCGGCACCGGAGTGGCTAGTGAAGGGCGACAACGCGTGgcagctggcggcggcggcgctggtggGGCTGCAGAGCGTGCCGGGCCTGGTGATCCTCTACGGCGGCATCGTCAAGAAGAAGTGGGCCGTCAACTCGGCCTTCATGGCGCTCTACGCCTTCGCCGCCACCATGGTCTGCTGGTGCCTCTGGGGCTTCCGCATGTCCTTCGGCGACCGCCTCCTCCCCTTCGTCGGCAGGCCCGATTTTTCCGGGCTCGACGCCGCCGGCTTCCTCTCCGCCCAGGGCTTCGCCGGCGCATACCCGGCCGCCACGCTCCTCTTCTTCCAGTTCGTCTTCGCCGCCATCACGCTCATCCTCGTCGCCGGATCGCTCCTGGGCCGCATGAACTTCAAGGCATGGATGCTTTTCGTGCCGCTCTGGCTCACCTTCTCCTACACGGTCGGCGCCTTCAGCGTCTGGAGCCCCAACGGGTTCCTCTTCAAGGCCGGGGTCATGGACTTCGCCGGCGGATTCGTCATCCACCTCTCGTCCGGCATCGCCGGCTTCACCGCCGCCTTCTGGGTCGGCCCGAGGACGGCCAAGGACAGAGAGGCCTTCCCGCCGAACAACATCCTCCTCACGCTCGCCGGCGCGGGCCTGCTGTGGATGGGGTGGACCGGGTTCAACGGCGGCGCGCCGTATGCCGCCAACATCGACGCGTCGGTCGCCGTCGTCAACACGCACCTCTGCACGGCCACCAGCCTGCTCGTCTGGCTCATCCTCGATTCCTTTTTCTTCGGCCGCCCGTCCGCCGTCGGCGCCGTCAACGGCATGATCACCGGCCTCGTCTGCATCACCCCCGCCGCCGGGCTGGTACAGGGCTGGGCGGCGATGCTGATGGGACTCCTCTCCGGGAGCGTGCCGTGGTTCACCATGATGGTTCTGCACAAGCGGTGCCGGGTCCTGAAGCACGTCGACGACACGCTCGCCATACTCCACACGCACGGCGTCGCCGGCAGCCTGGGCGGCATCCTGACGGGCGTCCTGGCCGAGCCGCGGCTGTGCAGGCTCTTCTTCGGCGACGACCCCCGCTACGTTGGCCTCGCGTACGCGATCAGGGGCGGCCGCGCGCACGCGGGGCTCCGGCAGATGGCCGTGCAGCTCGCCGGGATCGCCTTCATCCTGGTGCTCAACGTAATCGTCACCAGCGTCGTGTGCCTGCTCGTTGGGCTGCTCGTTCCGCTGCGACTCAGCGAGGAGCAGCTGGAGGCCGGCGACGACGCCATCCACGGCGAGGACGCGTACGCGGTGTGGGGTGACGGCGAGACGTACGAGCAGTCCGTGCATGGGAGCCGTCGGTACCAGATGACGGCCAATCCCATGTCGTCCAAGGTCGATGACATTATTTGA